One genomic segment of Emcibacter sp. SYSU 3D8 includes these proteins:
- a CDS encoding response regulator transcription factor → MVGAGSVIALIEDDPALSRGVSEYFTLAGFHVIVGASCREARAIAAAHQVDLFILDRNLPDGDGLSLAGHLRHACDASIIILTGQGDVNARVEGLNTGADDYLVKPAAPEELLARVNAVIRRARAGRTRMVSASNVWRINNLTLDPVNNQLGGTADAQADLTEIETLILSRLIQSQDELVDKNSLSMFALGRPWQPEDRSIDVHLARLRRKFRDVGLNEKAIHTVRGKGYRFISIAAG, encoded by the coding sequence GTGGTAGGTGCTGGAAGTGTTATTGCGTTGATCGAGGACGATCCCGCGCTCTCGCGGGGCGTGTCCGAATATTTTACGCTGGCAGGGTTCCACGTGATCGTCGGCGCGTCGTGCCGCGAGGCACGAGCCATTGCTGCCGCCCATCAGGTGGACCTGTTCATCCTGGACCGAAATCTTCCCGACGGTGACGGATTGTCGCTGGCAGGGCATTTGCGCCATGCCTGCGACGCGTCGATCATCATCCTGACCGGACAGGGCGACGTGAACGCCCGTGTCGAGGGCCTCAATACCGGGGCCGATGACTATCTGGTAAAGCCCGCCGCACCCGAGGAATTGCTCGCCCGCGTCAATGCCGTGATCCGCCGGGCGCGGGCCGGCCGGACCCGAATGGTATCAGCCAGCAATGTATGGCGGATCAACAACCTGACCCTGGACCCGGTCAACAATCAGCTCGGCGGCACCGCCGACGCCCAGGCAGATCTCACGGAGATCGAGACCCTGATCCTGTCCCGGCTGATCCAGAGCCAGGACGAACTGGTCGACAAGAACAGTCTGAGCATGTTTGCGCTGGGCCGGCCCTGGCAGCCGGAAGACCGCAGCATCGATGTGCATCTGGCCCGGCTCCGCCGCAAGTTCCGTGACGTCGGCCTGAACGA